One segment of Gordonia terrae DNA contains the following:
- a CDS encoding enoyl-CoA hydratase-related protein translates to MIDWTVTAHTETLETADGDGVRRLMLSRPAALNAFDEALQSDLLDAVAAAATDDTVRCVLLAGRGRAFCAGADLALDGVGPDVRLAPRTERELTQFYNPIVRGLREMRKPVVAAVNGAAVGVGCAVALAGDHVVGARSASFALAFSRVGLTLDGGASLLVGARVGFGRASRMALLAERVDADTAFSWGLIDAVVDDADLTDHVESLAGKLAAGPTEAYAATKRSLNAALLHRLEDAFDVEVAGQTALVDSPGFRTAITRFSGSKG, encoded by the coding sequence ATGATCGACTGGACCGTCACCGCACACACCGAGACGCTCGAAACCGCGGACGGCGACGGGGTCCGCCGCCTGATGCTGTCGCGCCCCGCCGCGCTCAACGCTTTCGACGAGGCGCTCCAGAGCGACCTCCTGGACGCGGTCGCCGCCGCCGCGACCGACGACACCGTGCGATGCGTTCTTCTCGCCGGTCGAGGCCGGGCCTTCTGTGCCGGAGCGGATCTCGCGCTCGACGGGGTCGGCCCGGATGTGCGGCTGGCACCGCGGACCGAGCGCGAACTCACGCAGTTCTACAACCCGATCGTGCGCGGGCTGCGCGAGATGCGAAAGCCGGTCGTGGCCGCGGTGAACGGGGCTGCGGTGGGCGTCGGTTGCGCCGTCGCCCTCGCGGGCGACCACGTCGTCGGAGCGAGGTCGGCGTCGTTCGCACTCGCGTTCTCACGAGTGGGGCTCACACTCGACGGCGGCGCCTCGCTTCTCGTCGGGGCGCGCGTGGGATTCGGTCGTGCGTCGCGGATGGCCCTGCTGGCCGAACGGGTCGATGCCGACACCGCGTTCTCCTGGGGGCTGATCGACGCGGTGGTCGACGATGCGGATCTCACCGACCACGTGGAGTCCCTCGCCGGAAAGCTCGCCGCCGGACCCACCGAGGCCTATGCCGCGACCAAACGCAGCCTGAATGCCGCACTGCTCCATCGCCTCGAGGATGCCTTCGACGTCGAGGTCGCGGGTCAGACCGCCCTCGTCGACAGCCCCGGCTTCCGAACCGCGATCACCCGCTTCAGCGGGTCGAAGGGCTGA
- a CDS encoding TetR/AcrR family transcriptional regulator, whose translation MASSSFVRRRPRDYDGSSPAELAVFRATEELLTSTSLQDLTVAQILETAGLSRANFYHYFANKYDVLVALLGRVFDESYAADAPWSTDPGRDRARRMGSSLEHTLDMWSRHGAVICAVIEHMHSKPAVAAAWQRMFEQFVAAVAEQITFERAEGRAPDGAPAKMLAAMLVGGSERAFYVSTRGLDDRLPAAASVTTSLSAINEAAIYGGRTVPKGRRKKSGDAADAKRELLPAIDNPAVETETAQNILQAMRELLLTETLAELSVAKILKQSNTSRASFYFYFRSKEDAFVVLFRQAAADIVAALTAVADVDRQDPSVLLAQVGQWLHLDGHAGAVIKNAVHEWPRLPELRAEYLAAMNAMETTLESIIVADRARGLAPAGPPASEYTATLLWTIERTIAGSLAGETHLDDIDAVTDMVARFMYAAIYGSR comes from the coding sequence ATGGCTTCGAGTTCTTTCGTGCGGCGGCGCCCCCGTGACTACGACGGGAGTTCCCCTGCCGAACTCGCGGTGTTCCGGGCGACCGAGGAACTGCTCACGTCGACATCTCTTCAGGATCTGACCGTTGCTCAGATCCTGGAGACGGCCGGCCTTTCCCGGGCCAACTTCTACCACTACTTTGCCAACAAGTACGACGTCCTGGTGGCGCTTCTGGGACGAGTGTTCGACGAGTCCTACGCCGCTGATGCGCCGTGGTCCACCGATCCGGGACGTGATCGGGCACGGCGCATGGGCTCGAGTCTCGAGCACACGCTCGACATGTGGTCGCGACATGGGGCGGTCATCTGCGCGGTCATCGAGCACATGCACAGCAAGCCCGCGGTCGCCGCGGCCTGGCAGCGGATGTTCGAGCAGTTCGTCGCGGCCGTCGCCGAGCAGATCACGTTCGAGCGTGCCGAGGGCCGCGCTCCGGACGGCGCTCCCGCGAAGATGCTGGCCGCGATGCTGGTCGGTGGTTCCGAACGGGCCTTCTACGTCAGCACGCGGGGGCTCGACGATCGGCTTCCCGCGGCGGCGAGTGTCACCACGTCGCTGAGTGCCATCAACGAAGCGGCCATCTACGGCGGCCGGACGGTGCCGAAGGGCCGACGCAAGAAGTCGGGCGATGCCGCCGACGCAAAGCGGGAGTTGCTCCCCGCGATCGACAATCCCGCGGTGGAGACGGAGACGGCGCAGAACATCCTCCAGGCCATGCGCGAACTACTGCTCACCGAGACGCTGGCCGAGTTGTCCGTGGCGAAGATCCTGAAGCAGTCGAACACGTCCCGCGCGTCCTTCTACTTCTACTTCCGGAGCAAAGAAGACGCTTTCGTCGTTCTGTTCCGGCAGGCGGCAGCCGACATCGTCGCCGCGCTGACCGCGGTCGCCGACGTCGACCGGCAGGACCCATCGGTCTTGCTCGCGCAGGTCGGACAGTGGCTTCATCTCGACGGACATGCCGGCGCCGTGATCAAGAACGCCGTGCACGAGTGGCCACGCCTGCCGGAACTGCGAGCCGAGTACCTCGCCGCCATGAACGCCATGGAGACGACTCTGGAATCGATCATCGTCGCCGATCGGGCACGAGGTCTGGCACCGGCCGGGCCACCGGCCAGCGAATACACGGCCACGCTGCTGTGGACCATCGAGCGTACGATCGCAGGATCGCTCGCCGGTGAGACGCACCTGGACGACATCGACGCGGTCACCGACATGGTGGCGAGATTCATGTACGCCGCGATCTACGGAAGTCGGTGA
- a CDS encoding alpha/beta fold hydrolase gives MTRHLVHTRDGVRLSVRDVGDGPGVLLIHGWSLSGEVWDRQIRVLAESGHRVVAMDLRGHGHSDAPLDGYDIDSLRHDALEVIEQRGLGSAAIVGWSLGGMVALRLARERPDLAGALVLVATNGVAAARFEDFPFGVPPEGPLDNLLAAEHADRVSLRRRAVGDPFKGGAPDPHILDWLHRISLQTPSWAGRAALRTLMCTEQTHLLEGLAVPVTQIIGTADPALSVRGARWVRERLNSTLVEFDVGHYPMLECPDDFDAALLRGVSAARSRGA, from the coding sequence ATGACGCGGCACCTCGTGCACACGCGGGACGGTGTCCGGCTCTCGGTGCGAGACGTCGGAGACGGTCCGGGCGTCTTGCTGATCCATGGCTGGAGTCTCAGCGGAGAGGTGTGGGATCGGCAGATACGGGTGTTGGCCGAGAGCGGTCATCGGGTCGTCGCCATGGATCTCCGAGGGCACGGGCACTCGGATGCGCCGCTGGACGGTTACGACATCGACTCCCTGCGGCATGATGCGCTCGAGGTCATCGAGCAGCGTGGCCTGGGCTCGGCCGCCATCGTGGGCTGGTCGCTGGGCGGGATGGTCGCCCTCCGCCTGGCACGCGAACGGCCCGATCTCGCAGGGGCTCTCGTGTTGGTCGCCACCAACGGCGTTGCGGCGGCACGGTTCGAGGATTTTCCGTTCGGGGTGCCCCCCGAGGGGCCTCTGGACAATCTCCTCGCCGCGGAGCACGCGGACCGGGTATCTCTGCGACGGCGTGCCGTCGGTGATCCGTTCAAGGGTGGCGCGCCCGACCCGCACATTCTGGACTGGCTGCACCGTATCTCGCTGCAGACGCCGAGTTGGGCCGGCCGCGCCGCACTGCGCACATTGATGTGCACCGAACAGACGCACTTGCTCGAGGGTCTCGCCGTACCCGTGACCCAGATCATCGGTACCGCGGACCCGGCGCTGTCGGTTCGCGGTGCCCGATGGGTGCGCGAGCGCCTGAACAGCACGCTCGTCGAGTTCGACGTCGGCCACTACCCGATGCTGGAGTGTCCGGACGACTTCGACGCGGCGCTGCTTCGCGGGGTGAGTGCGGCGCGCTCGCGCGGTGCGTGA